In Candidatus Hadarchaeales archaeon, the genomic stretch TGGGCATGGATCCGTACGAACTCCTGAACCGACAGGCGGAGGAAGCCGAGCCAGGATCCAAGGGGCTTTTGGTGATTCCCCTCTTCTCCTACTCCAAAGGGCTTTTCCTCAACCTCTCCTTCAGCCATAGGAGGGCGCACCTCATCAGGGCCATCCTGGAAAGCAATGGCTTCACCATCAGGCTTTTTCTGGACCTCATGGAGTCCCTGGGCGTTCCCGTTTCGGAGGTAAGGGTAGATGGGGGAGGGGCTAGGTCTTCCCTCTGGAGACAAATACAGGCCGACATCACGGGCAAACCCATCATCCTTACCGAAACGGTAGAGGATGCCTCCTCCTTGGGTGCGGCCCTCCTCGCCGGAGTGAGCGTGGGGATTTACAAAAACCTGGAAGAGGCCCTGGCCCGGGCGGTAAGGGTGAAGGAAAAGAGGGAACCCGACGAAGGAAACCGGAGGGTGTACGAAAACCTTTATTCAAAATATCAGGAAACCCTCCTCAAGGTAGTCTCGGAACTCGGGATCTAAAAACCAAACCAAGTCCTCACGTCTATTCCTAGGATGCCCAACAACTCCTGCAGATAGTCTGCCAGGTTTTCCCACGGGAAGTCCCTCAACAGGTCTTTAAGGGCCTTGAGTCCCTCCACGGTAGCGAAGGAGCACTCCATCCTCACCTCCAAGTTCTCTTCGTTGGCATCCAGTACCATACGGTTGGGACATTTGGGCTTGATGGTCCAAGGAGTCCATTTGGGTAAGCCCTGCGCCTCCGGTACTCCCTTCCTCATGAAACCCGACCAGTAGGCTATCATGGCATCGGAAAGCTTCATCCTTCCCTTTTCGTTCTGGGGACTGTAGGCGAAATAGGGGGAAGAATAGGGTGGGCAATAATCCCCCGGACCCACGTTTCCGAAGATGAAGGGAATTTCGGAGGAATGACAGGCCCCGACGATGAAGTCGAAAGGCTTAGGTTCTTCGTTCCAAGAAAACTTGAAGACATACACTTCCTTCTGATGCAGGCGCATTAAGCTGGCAGGTATTTCCACTCCCACCAATTGCCAGAGGGAGGTGAGGAGATCGGAAACGGGCTGATAGATGGGGTGCCAGAGGGGATCCATATAGTCTTCCAAGTTGTCGGAGAGGGGATAGCCTAGGATGGCATTCTCCATGGTTTCCATGGCCTTCTCGGGCTCGACCATGAAGGGCAACATGAACTTGACCTCTTCCGAGGTGTTCCCGATGATCACGGGGACCTTGATGTACTTACCCACCATCAACCTCCAGTAGGGTTTCCAGATGGGGGAAGCAATAACGTACCCATCCGCCAGACAGCCAGAAAGACCCAAGAGGCTTAGGAAGGGAATCCCCCCACTACTGAAGGACCCCATGTAATCCGGAACGAAGCATCTGTAGAGGTTCTCCATGGGCATGGAGAGGAGAAGATTTGCTATCCCCTCCGCACCCATCTCGGCAATCATCCTCTCCGCCTCCTCCTCGTTTTCCGCCCACCCTTCCCTCACCAAGAGACGAACCAACATTCCATGGGCCTCCCTTTCGGCTAGTTCTGGAGGAACGGGAAGGAGTGCCCCACTCTCCAAAACCGCCCTGTGGAAGAGTTTTATTCCCTTATCGAAGTATTCCTGTTTCACATAGGGTGAAACCAAGAGGTGGTAGATGTTCATGGCCCCAGCCGATTCTCCCGCTACCGTCACGTTGTTGGGATCCCCTCCAAAGTTTTCGATGTTGTAGTGTACCCATTCCAACGCCTTGACGATGTCCAAGAGTCCGTAGTTGCCCGAATCGTCTAGGGGATTGCCCGTCCTCAAGGCGGGATGGCGGAACCAACCCGCTATCCCCACCCTGTAGTTAAGGGTTACCACCACCACGTTGGCCTTGCGGGCCAAGTTCGCTCCGTGATAGAGGGGGAGAGCGCTCTGACCGGCCTGGTTGGCCCCTCCGTAAATCCAGACGTAAACGGGGAGCCTTTCCCCACTCTTCGGTCTCCAAATGTTCAGATAGAGGCAATTCTCGCTTCCTATGACTTCATGGTTCCTAATCTTTTCAACCTCTATACTCCCCATGATACCCGCGAACTGAACCGGTGGGGGTGGAAACGCGGTGGCCTTCAGCACTCCCTCCCATGCCTCAGGATCCCTCGGGGCTTTCCATCTCAACTCGCCCAGGGGTGGTTTGGCGTAAGGGATGCCCAGCCAAACATAAACTCCATCTTTTTCAAAACCCTCCACCAGACCATAACGGGTAGAAACCAGAAGACTGGGAGTCCATCCGTTGGATCTTGGGGCTCCCGCCAAGGGCTGAAGGGAGGATAGGAGGAAGAAAACCGCTGTTGCACACACCAAAATTTCTTTTTTCACCGTCCTGCTTCCTCCCTTTCTCCTTTTTAAACTCCTCCCTCAAGTGGAACGAAAAAGAAACGTATGTAACAAAAATTCTTTACTTTTTTCTTTTATGTTACTCCATTTCGAATTTTTGACTTCCCGATTTCGAAAAATACAAACCGCTGAACCTTTCAGGGAAGGGAAAGAGGTTGTCAAGAAAGGTGGTGCGGCCGGCGGGATTTGAACCCGCGTCGCAGGCTTGGAGGGCCTGAGTCCTAGACCAGGCTAGACCACGGCCGCCCCATTCTACGGAGGGGAAAGTCAGATTAATTTGTTTGGGTGAAAGGCTGAAAGGATATAAAGCCAAACCGGGAAGGAATTCCGATGGACTGGGGAATGAAAAACAGGCTGGCCCAACTCATCCAAAGGGATGGGAGGGCCCTCTTCCTACCCATCGACCATGGTTATTTCCAGGGCCCCACCCACAGGCTGGAGAAACCCGGTGAAACCATTGCCCCCCTCCTCCCCTACGCCGACGCCATCATGCTCACGAGGGGAATCCTGCGCTCCTGTGTAGACCCCACCAACACCAAGCCCATCATCCTGAGGGTCTCTGGGGGGACGAGCATCGTGGGGGAAGATCTTTCCCACGAGGGTATCATCACCTCCGTGAAGGAAGCGATAAGGTTGAACGCCAGTGCCGTTTCCGTTTCCATCTTCGTGGGGAGCAGGTACGAGCATCAGACGCTGATGAACCTGGCCAGGCTGGTGGACGAGTGCGAGGAATATGGGATACCCGTGATGGCGGTGACGGCGGTGGGCAGGGAACTGGAGAAAAGGGAAGCCAGGTATCTCGCCCTCTGTTGCAGGATCGCTGCGGAGCTGGGGGCAAGGATCGTGAAGACCTATTACTGCAAGGAGGGTTTCGAGAAGGTGGTGGAGGGATGTCCCGTTCCCGTGGTGATAGCGGGGGGACCGAAGGTGGATTCGGAAAGGGAAGTCTTTGAGTTCGTCTACGACGGCATCCAGAAGGGTGCCATAGGGGTTAACCTCGGAAGGAACATCTGGCAGCACGATTATCCCGTCGCCATGATCAGGGCGCTGAGGGCCATCATCCACGAGAACGCGACGCCCAGGGAGGCCCAGGAAGTCTTCGAGAGCGTAAAGGTGGGTGCCAAACCCTGAAGCTTTTTTAGGGGGGAGGGAATGCGCGTAGCCGTTTACTACAGGGGTGGAGAGATAAGGGTAGAAGAGAGACCCAAGCCCGAAATCGGTCCCGGCGAGTTCCTCATGAAGGTGATGGCCTGCGGAATCTGCGGGACGGATGTTCTCCAGTGGTACCGCGACCCGCAGGCACCGAGGGTGCTGGGACATGAAGCGGTGGGTGTGGTGGAGGAAGTGGGGGAGGGAGTGGGAGTGGTGAAGGTGGGGGACAGGGTTTTCGTTTCCCACCATGTGCCCTGTGGGCAATGCCGTTACTGTATCAAGGGACATGAGACGGCCTGCGAGACCCTCCACACCTCCAATTACGATCCCGGTGGTTTCTCCGAGTACGTGAGGGTGCCGAAAATCAACGTGGAAAAGGGAACCTACCTCCTTCCCCCCCAGCTCTCCTTCGAGGAAGCCACCTTCATCGAACCCTTGGGGTGTACCGTGAGGGCACAGAGACTGGCGGGTGTGGGGGAGGAGGATACCGTACTCATCATAGGAGGAGGGGTCTCCGGTCTCCTCCACCTCCAGCTTTCCAAGCTCAGGGGTGCGACAACGGTCATGGTCGCAGACCTCCGGGATTACAGGCTGGAAGCTGCCAAACGCTTTGGGGCGGATTTTGCCCTCCGCGGAGGGGAGGGCCTCCCCGAAAGGGTGAGGGAGATCCTCGGAAGGGGGGCCGATCACGTCATCCTCTGCGCGGGTTCGAGGCAGGCAGCGGAGCAAGCTTTCAAATGCGTGGACAGGGGAGGAACCATCCTCTTCTTCGCCGTTCCTCCTCCCGACTCCTCCCTTTCTTTCGTGCCCGCGGAGAGGTGGAGGGAAGAGGTGAAGCTGATGACCTCTTACGGAGCAGCCCCTAGGGATCTGGAGGAAGCCCTGGATCTCCTCAGGAGGGGAAGGATAAGGGTTAAGGAGATGATCACCCACAGGGTGGGGCTGGGGGAAATAGCCCTAGGTTTCAAGCTGGTGGCCGAAGCCGGGGAATCCCTCAAGGTGGTGGTGG encodes the following:
- the lsrF gene encoding 3-hydroxy-5-phosphonooxypentane-2,4-dione thiolase, with the protein product MDWGMKNRLAQLIQRDGRALFLPIDHGYFQGPTHRLEKPGETIAPLLPYADAIMLTRGILRSCVDPTNTKPIILRVSGGTSIVGEDLSHEGIITSVKEAIRLNASAVSVSIFVGSRYEHQTLMNLARLVDECEEYGIPVMAVTAVGRELEKREARYLALCCRIAAELGARIVKTYYCKEGFEKVVEGCPVPVVIAGGPKVDSEREVFEFVYDGIQKGAIGVNLGRNIWQHDYPVAMIRALRAIIHENATPREAQEVFESVKVGAKP
- a CDS encoding carboxylesterase family protein; this encodes MKKEILVCATAVFFLLSSLQPLAGAPRSNGWTPSLLVSTRYGLVEGFEKDGVYVWLGIPYAKPPLGELRWKAPRDPEAWEGVLKATAFPPPPVQFAGIMGSIEVEKIRNHEVIGSENCLYLNIWRPKSGERLPVYVWIYGGANQAGQSALPLYHGANLARKANVVVVTLNYRVGIAGWFRHPALRTGNPLDDSGNYGLLDIVKALEWVHYNIENFGGDPNNVTVAGESAGAMNIYHLLVSPYVKQEYFDKGIKLFHRAVLESGALLPVPPELAEREAHGMLVRLLVREGWAENEEEAERMIAEMGAEGIANLLLSMPMENLYRCFVPDYMGSFSSGGIPFLSLLGLSGCLADGYVIASPIWKPYWRLMVGKYIKVPVIIGNTSEEVKFMLPFMVEPEKAMETMENAILGYPLSDNLEDYMDPLWHPIYQPVSDLLTSLWQLVGVEIPASLMRLHQKEVYVFKFSWNEEPKPFDFIVGACHSSEIPFIFGNVGPGDYCPPYSSPYFAYSPQNEKGRMKLSDAMIAYWSGFMRKGVPEAQGLPKWTPWTIKPKCPNRMVLDANEENLEVRMECSFATVEGLKALKDLLRDFPWENLADYLQELLGILGIDVRTWFGF
- a CDS encoding alcohol dehydrogenase catalytic domain-containing protein encodes the protein MRVAVYYRGGEIRVEERPKPEIGPGEFLMKVMACGICGTDVLQWYRDPQAPRVLGHEAVGVVEEVGEGVGVVKVGDRVFVSHHVPCGQCRYCIKGHETACETLHTSNYDPGGFSEYVRVPKINVEKGTYLLPPQLSFEEATFIEPLGCTVRAQRLAGVGEEDTVLIIGGGVSGLLHLQLSKLRGATTVMVADLRDYRLEAAKRFGADFALRGGEGLPERVREILGRGADHVILCAGSRQAAEQAFKCVDRGGTILFFAVPPPDSSLSFVPAERWREEVKLMTSYGAAPRDLEEALDLLRRGRIRVKEMITHRVGLGEIALGFKLVAEAGESLKVVVEPQR